A portion of the Cellulophaga algicola DSM 14237 genome contains these proteins:
- a CDS encoding SDR family oxidoreductase — translation MNILLTGATGTLGSRVLFSLIEQRFDTIERIYLPVRKRATISPENRIKNVISSEYAPEFIQKNKAEIFNKISVINADELLNPESFLGTKNHIDYFIHSAGFVNLSTDPNAKQEIFKENLQFTKDIFYAYHKHITKFVYISTAFAAGNIGGLLNNDYSLLESNNYRNHYEASKHASEKFLIEAGKEKNIPIQILRPSVLGGNILESPNYFISKYMVFYLFAKFFNNNISDDAVRITTTATTGLNIIPTDYAAQVIAKVISTDIEQLNIVHSKETNMMKGITKILEAVDYTNFSFTEDLINTSTGFASKLEAFYYETIGVHLHPYMTSKPNEWDTTLLETILPIPEYNLEDYLSETVTFAKNKKFRNQKW, via the coding sequence ATGAATATACTTTTAACAGGAGCAACCGGAACTTTAGGTTCTAGAGTATTATTTTCACTTATAGAACAACGCTTTGACACTATTGAGCGTATTTATCTTCCTGTTCGAAAAAGAGCCACTATATCCCCTGAAAATCGCATAAAAAATGTTATTTCAAGTGAATATGCTCCAGAATTTATCCAGAAAAATAAGGCTGAAATCTTCAATAAGATTAGCGTTATTAATGCAGATGAATTACTAAATCCAGAATCTTTTCTAGGCACTAAAAATCACATTGATTACTTTATTCATTCTGCAGGCTTTGTAAACTTATCTACAGACCCAAATGCAAAACAAGAAATATTTAAAGAAAACTTACAGTTCACAAAAGATATCTTTTATGCTTATCACAAGCACATTACCAAATTTGTTTACATCAGTACTGCTTTTGCAGCAGGCAATATAGGCGGATTACTAAACAATGATTATTCTCTTTTAGAAAGCAATAATTACCGCAACCATTATGAAGCTTCTAAACATGCTTCAGAAAAATTTTTAATAGAAGCCGGGAAAGAAAAAAATATTCCAATTCAGATATTAAGACCAAGTGTTCTAGGCGGTAATATTTTAGAAAGCCCAAATTACTTTATCTCTAAGTATATGGTTTTCTATCTCTTTGCAAAATTTTTCAACAACAACATTTCTGATGATGCTGTACGTATTACCACCACCGCAACAACAGGATTAAACATTATCCCTACAGACTATGCCGCACAAGTCATTGCTAAAGTCATCTCTACAGATATTGAACAATTAAACATTGTACACTCCAAAGAAACAAATATGATGAAAGGAATTACTAAAATACTAGAAGCGGTAGACTATACAAACTTCTCCTTTACAGAGGATCTAATCAATACATCTACTGGTTTTGCTTCAAAATTAGAGGCTTTTTATTACGAAACTATTGGCGTGCATTTACACCCCTATATGACTTCAAAACCTAATGAATGGGATACCACCCTTTTAGAAACTATTTTACCCATTCCAGAATACAACCTTGAAGATTATTTATCGGAAACGGTAACTTTTGCAAAAAATAAAAAATTTAGAAACCAGAAATGGTAA
- a CDS encoding phytase has product MKKLLVYSVLPFLFLTSCKSDKLPAISPDIKTEKTLNDTDDPAIWVNPDDASKSIVFGTDKETNGAIYAFDLEGKIIENKTIRNIQRPNNVDLAYGFKVNDSVRTAVILFTEREKNQIRMFSVPDMKPLDDGGFKVFEDETNVAFTYPMGISLYSSPKDSTLYAIVSRKEGPEDDYLYQYKINADTTGVITSTLVRKFGKFSGKKEIEAIAVDSELGFVYYSDEQHGIRKYHAEPAMGDKEISCFGGDFFQEDIEGIAIARYTDGTGYIIVSDQQKGQFNIFSRKTNDFIKAINLSTLETDGCEVVTIPLNSTFKNGLFVAMNDEKDFFFYDLAKLGIEQ; this is encoded by the coding sequence ATGAAAAAATTACTAGTATACAGTGTATTGCCTTTCTTGTTTTTAACTTCTTGTAAATCAGATAAATTACCAGCTATTTCTCCAGATATTAAAACAGAAAAAACTTTGAATGATACAGATGACCCTGCAATCTGGGTAAATCCTGATGATGCATCAAAGAGTATTGTTTTTGGTACGGATAAAGAAACTAACGGTGCTATTTATGCTTTTGATTTAGAAGGGAAAATTATAGAAAATAAGACTATAAGGAACATTCAAAGACCTAATAATGTTGACCTGGCATATGGATTTAAGGTGAATGATTCAGTAAGGACCGCTGTTATTTTGTTCACCGAGCGAGAGAAAAATCAAATTAGAATGTTTTCTGTTCCAGATATGAAACCTTTAGATGATGGTGGTTTTAAAGTGTTTGAGGATGAAACAAATGTGGCATTTACCTATCCTATGGGGATTAGCTTATATTCTTCGCCAAAAGATAGTACGCTCTATGCTATTGTGAGTCGCAAAGAAGGTCCGGAAGATGACTATTTATATCAGTATAAAATTAATGCTGATACTACAGGAGTAATTACATCAACATTAGTTAGAAAATTTGGTAAATTCAGTGGTAAAAAAGAAATTGAGGCCATTGCGGTAGATTCTGAATTAGGGTTTGTGTATTATTCAGACGAACAACATGGAATCCGTAAATATCATGCAGAACCAGCAATGGGAGATAAGGAAATTAGTTGCTTTGGAGGTGATTTTTTTCAAGAAGATATAGAAGGTATTGCCATTGCACGGTATACTGATGGAACAGGATATATAATTGTATCTGATCAGCAGAAAGGACAGTTCAATATATTTTCTAGAAAAACAAACGATTTTATAAAAGCAATAAATTTATCAACCCTAGAAACTGATGGATGTGAGGTAGTCACCATACCATTAAATTCAACTTTTAAAAATGGATTATTTGTAGCAATGAATGACGAGAAAGATTTCTTCTTCTATGACTTGGCAAAGCTAGGTATTGAGCAGTAG